The genome window GGAGGCTCCCGAGACGAACCAGAACCCATTCTTAGCCTGTATGCCGTAGAATGGGGGTACTGAGAGTCATCGGCTGACAGAAAGGCATTCCCTTTGTCCCAGTGATCTCTCCGTGCGACTAAGGCACAAAATGGGCTGACCGTCCCAACAATCACGTCTTGACTGTGAGAGGTGACCCCTGAGCGTGCGGCTAAGGCACAAACCATGCAACTGAAGTACGAACCGTGCAACTAAGGCACCATGCGACTTgggcagggaaagaaagaaaggagagattcCTGGGACCAGGACCCACCGGGTGACTCACCATTTGGCAGTCCCCTGAAACGTGAAAAGGCACTCCTGGGATGGCTCAGAGGCGACACCTAGGCTCCTGTAAGTCAATGCGGACCGAGAAAAAGGTGAAAGTAACAGAGAAGAGCAGGGTTAGTGAGGGCCGCTGCCAATACAGCGGGCCGACTTCCAGATAGACCAGGGATAGCCGACTGGCTGTATCTGTAGCGCCCCTCACTAACTCTGCTCTTTGTTCTCAATAAACTCACTCTTTTCCAAAATACTTCGTGTCTAGAAATTCTTCTTCCAACCCGCGCATGGACCACAACATTACCTAAATAATATGGGCCAGGGGAGCAACAAAATTAGCATGTGCGTGATTTACCAATCCTCTGCCAGGGTTCTTAAGGGGTTTGAGGTAGAAGGTAGGATGCGGCATCGTCATAGAAGTAAAATCCCGGTGATTTATATGGTTTTGCCAAATAAGGCCCACAGGGCAAATACAAAAAGCCTTGAGCTGCCTCCAGCTTCTCCTGAGACAGCCAGTTTGTCAAAATGCCAATCGCTGGGTCTTATGCACACCCTTCACGTTACAGTTGACATTTACTCCTGAAGCTTTTTAATAACCAAACAGCATTTTACAAAAAGTTAATTAATGGCATTTTATTTGGGTCTTATGTGATTTGGAATTCTTTTCACACTGTAATTTTGTCTGACATTTTGAAAATACTACGCCTAACACTTTTGTgtgaaaaaaaacactttaacaGAGCTAGCATGtattgaatacttttttttccttctcccaagAATTGACGtaaacaccaaaaagaaaatacttcttGTTTGagctcagagaaatgaagcaTTCTGTTTGGAATCTTAACGATGATGGCCCCAAACTTATCTAATTAAATGCTCCTtcataatgaagaaaattattttcaaagttaatGAATTTGCAAGTAGAAACGTTGCTGTCTTCCTAGAATGAGTTACCTACATTCCTTACATACATATTTCAGTTAAACACTAATTAACGTTGGTGCTTAAAACACGTGGGATTGAGGTCACTGTGAAAGTgaactttcctttgtttttggacAGGATAAAAAGACCACAATTTCCCTTCATGTAGACATCAGGCTGCACATATAAACTTAATTCTAGATTTTGgacaaaatggaaattatttcatCAAAACAATTCATTTTACTGACTTTAGCCACTTCAAGCTTATTAACGTCAAACAGCTTCTGTTCAGATGAATCAATGATGCCCAATCTTCACAGCAAAAAGAATTATGACAAATATTCTGAGGTAAGTTTTTTAACTCTGTCTAACATGACTAGCATGAACTACTGAACATTTGTCCTGAGTCCAGTGCTTTTGTAAGGAGTAAGGAAgaagttgtgttttgttttttgtcacaCTTCAGCCTTCCCATGGCAGTGTATGGCTCTAACTTGGATTTGGTAGCACAACAGCACACAGCCTGGCCTTTCATGACAATTTTAGTGCAGAGTTTGATACTTTGAAAGCATAAGGAGCATTAATTTTCAATTTGACTCAGAAGTGCACAGTTGTAATAAGTAGTTGCAGAAATAAGTACTGGATACATTTCAGCTGGACGTTTGAATCGTCTTTCTATATCAAAGCAAAATGTTTATCCCTAGATGGTGGAATTCCacgttatttttattttcttctctatgcCTTTATATAATTTCCCAAATTTGCTGAAATGAGTAGGTATTACTTTTTACAATCAGaaaacagttatttaaaaatctcatatGGACAAACTTTCATGGTAAAACTAAATCCaattaaatatttgctgtattttaaGTGGTTGCTTTAAAGTTGGTATAGTAGTGGTGTAGTAACCCACAAACCAATTGGTGTTTTactaatataatttacatactgaCAAAAATACAATCAATTTCTTGAGAAATGCTTTTAGCGTGGAACTCTGAATATGAGCAGGTAAAAAAGAAGTCTCCTCCAGCTGTACCCCAAAATGTGGCTAGCATCTCTGCTTTCATGAGCCACCACTTTGGCTTTTAAAGAGGAGGGAAGCAAGAGACATGAAGAGGCAGTGGAAGGTGTCtctaaaagcaaaatataaaaatctatgaaatatttcataaacaaCATGAATCAAAGCTGAAGGAGAATAACTGCAGTAAAATAAACTTTGGCCTCATTTCAGTACTTCATTATGTTCTTGCTGCTCGGACACATGGCTGCATgcactgtatatattttattaatattttatagttgtCTTACAATAGTCCAGGGACGGTGAAACTAGATTGCTTTAAGAAGCttaatacaaattatttattttaaaaattctgctcagGAAAGCACAAACTTTGTTCATAGCTTTAACAATTCTACAGATTAAAGTCTGGATTTAACTTAATTTGGGGTTTAAATCCATTgcttataataataatgttattttaatggTTATTTCTAATTATAGCCTAGAGGAGATCTCCcctgggaaaaagaaagaagtctcaATTTTGAAGAGTTAAAAGACTGGGGTCCAAAAAACGTCATTAAGATGAGTACACCTGCAGTCAACAAAATGCCACCCTCAGTAGCCAACttgccactgagatttgggaggaccatggaagaagaaagaagcacTGGGGCAATGTCCAACCCGCCTCTGAGATTTGGAAGCAATACAGAGGACAGCATCTCGAGACGTGTTCCTAATCTGCCCCAAAGGTTTGGGAGAACAACAGTAGCCAAAAGTGTCACCAAGATACTGAATGATTTGCTCCAACAATCCATGCATTCACCATCTGCCAATGGGTTACTTTACTCCGTGACCTGCCAGCCCCAAGAAATCCAGAATCCTGATCAAAAGAACCTAAGGTAAATACTTGAATACGAATTAAAATGCATAGGCAGTTATGTAGAGCTAATCCAGAAAGTTTAAAAAGGCTTACATGTTTTCAAAAGAAGTTTCTAAGAAAGTTAAGTTTCTTGGaaggcaaaaggaaaaggcacAGGGAAATAAACACCTGTAAATTGAGAGCTATAGAAGGTCAGTTATAAACATGACTACAGGTATGAAATAATGAGAGAGCTTCCCCTAAGCCACATATGGGCATCCCTCTCATTACTCTACAGCCACTCATTAAGTAGTAACAGGCGATGACAGAATCGGGAATTCATGCCTATGACGTATTGTCCAACATTTGACCTCTCTAGCATAAAAGGTCCCGCATGAGGGA of Physeter macrocephalus isolate SW-GA chromosome 5, ASM283717v5, whole genome shotgun sequence contains these proteins:
- the NPVF gene encoding pro-FMRFamide-related neuropeptide VF, encoding MEIISSKQFILLTLATSSLLTSNSFCSDESMMPNLHSKKNYDKYSEPRGDLPWEKERSLNFEELKDWGPKNVIKMSTPAVNKMPPSVANLPLRFGRTMEEERSTGAMSNPPLRFGSNTEDSISRRVPNLPQRFGRTTVAKSVTKILNDLLQQSMHSPSANGLLYSVTCQPQEIQNPDQKNLR